From the genome of Segatella hominis, one region includes:
- a CDS encoding DUF1573 domain-containing protein, which produces MNKIDINKRIGVLLCTTLVAMAANAQKLTTQNEKVDCGQIVYLHPVTAEFQMKNDGNRSLIINDVKKSCGCTDVSYPKTSIPAGDSFVVKMTYDAKQMGTFNKQLLLYTNASEEPCLLTMQGKVVEKVSDFAGSYDYMLGAVKSDAQDVEFDDVNRGDRPVQRIHIFNPTESAMEPVVMHLPSYLTAQVSPSRLGPHRSGEVVLTLDSKKLHDFGLNQTSIYLGERPGDKISSEREISVSAVLLPGFEEMTSSQKAQAPKVALSTSTLDLGSFNGKKKLKGEVILTNQGKSNLEIRSMQMFTEGLQVSLGKRTIKPGESVKLKVTAIAAILKKLRSRTPRVLMITNDPDHAKVVVRIQVKK; this is translated from the coding sequence ATGAATAAGATTGATATAAATAAGAGAATAGGGGTTTTGCTGTGTACTACATTGGTGGCAATGGCAGCCAATGCACAGAAACTGACAACGCAAAACGAAAAGGTGGATTGTGGACAAATTGTTTATCTGCATCCTGTAACTGCTGAGTTTCAGATGAAGAATGATGGTAATCGTTCCTTGATTATCAATGATGTGAAGAAAAGTTGTGGCTGTACTGATGTCTCTTATCCTAAAACAAGTATTCCCGCAGGTGATAGCTTCGTAGTCAAAATGACTTATGATGCCAAACAGATGGGTACTTTCAATAAGCAATTGTTGCTTTATACCAACGCTTCAGAAGAACCATGTCTCTTGACTATGCAGGGAAAAGTTGTTGAAAAAGTTTCAGATTTTGCAGGTAGCTATGATTATATGTTAGGTGCAGTGAAGTCTGATGCCCAAGATGTGGAATTTGATGATGTGAATCGTGGAGACCGTCCTGTTCAGCGTATTCATATTTTTAATCCGACAGAATCTGCCATGGAACCTGTTGTGATGCATTTGCCAAGTTATTTGACCGCACAGGTATCCCCTTCACGCTTGGGGCCTCATCGCTCTGGAGAAGTTGTACTGACGCTTGATTCTAAGAAATTGCATGATTTCGGTTTGAACCAGACAAGTATTTATTTGGGAGAGCGACCTGGCGATAAAATCTCTTCTGAGAGAGAAATCTCTGTTTCTGCAGTTTTGTTACCTGGATTTGAAGAGATGACTTCCAGTCAGAAAGCGCAAGCTCCAAAGGTTGCGCTGTCAACGTCAACTTTGGACTTGGGCAGTTTCAATGGCAAGAAAAAACTGAAAGGTGAAGTCATCCTGACAAATCAGGGAAAGTCAAATCTGGAAATTAGAAGTATGCAGATGTTTACTGAGGGACTGCAGGTTTCATTAGGAAAGCGAACCATCAAACCTGGTGAATCTGTGAAACTGAAAGTGACTGCCATTGCAGCTATACTCAAAAAGCTGCGTTCAAGAACTCCTCGTGTACTGATGATTACAAATGATCCTGACCATGCGAAGGTGGTAGTAAGAATACAAGTGAAAAAATAA
- a CDS encoding 4-hydroxy-3-methylbut-2-enyl diphosphate reductase: MQIEMDNGSGFCFGVTTAIKKAEEELAKGVKLYCLGDIVHNGMEVERLHEAGLLTIDHEEMKNLHHVKVLLRAHGEPPQTYALAEKNDIEIIDATCPVVLQLQRRIKKQFVSNPDAQIVIFGKKGHAEVLGLVGQTESHAIVVEKFDEVKQLQEMGKLDFSKDIYLYSQTTKSLDEFHRIIDYCQKHIVDGATFKSFDTICRQVANRMPNIANFASKHDVILFVSGRKSSNGKVLFNECKSVNPNSYQIESADEINMDWVKNVKTVGICGATSTPKWLMEEIMNYLKNAIDQSE, translated from the coding sequence ATGCAGATAGAAATGGATAATGGCAGTGGCTTTTGCTTTGGCGTGACTACTGCCATTAAAAAAGCAGAGGAAGAACTGGCAAAGGGTGTCAAACTATATTGTTTGGGTGACATCGTACATAATGGTATGGAGGTGGAGCGACTTCACGAAGCTGGTCTTCTCACCATCGATCATGAGGAAATGAAAAATCTTCATCATGTAAAGGTTCTTCTTCGTGCGCATGGAGAACCTCCTCAGACTTATGCTCTTGCAGAAAAGAATGATATAGAGATTATTGATGCGACTTGTCCGGTTGTGCTTCAACTTCAAAGACGTATCAAAAAGCAGTTTGTGAGCAATCCTGATGCTCAGATTGTTATTTTTGGAAAGAAAGGTCATGCTGAAGTATTAGGATTGGTGGGTCAGACGGAAAGTCATGCTATTGTTGTAGAGAAGTTTGATGAAGTGAAACAACTGCAGGAAATGGGTAAGTTGGATTTCTCCAAAGATATCTATCTTTATTCGCAGACGACCAAGAGCTTGGATGAATTTCATCGCATTATAGATTATTGTCAGAAGCATATTGTAGATGGAGCTACATTTAAAAGTTTTGATACCATCTGCAGACAAGTGGCAAATCGCATGCCTAATATTGCAAACTTTGCCAGCAAACATGATGTGATACTTTTTGTCAGTGGCCGTAAAAGCTCTAATGGAAAGGTATTATTCAATGAATGTAAAAGTGTGAATCCGAATAGTTATCAGATAGAGAGTGCTGATGAAATCAATATGGATTGGGTGAAGAATGTGAAGACGGTTGGTATTTGTGGTGCTACAAGCACACCAAAATGGTTGATGGAAGAAATCATGAATTATTTGAAAAATGCAATCGATCAATCTGAGTAA
- the porQ gene encoding type IX secretion system protein PorQ: MKKIIFFALLTLFASKLLAQESQTGYNFLRLPVSAHAAALGGDNVTLIEDDEALIFQNPALLSSVSDKTINLNYMNYMSGVNTASASFNRIIKEKASWAVSAQYMDYGNMKETDANNNILGDFSAKDITIAGYFSYMLSEKIAGGIAAKFITSYIGDYNSIGVGVDLGINYYDPEHEWSISATAKNLGGQIKAYQDEYDKMPIDLQVGVSKRFTNTPLRVSATLVNLNNWEKSFIYHAVIGAELLLSDQIWIGGGYNFRRAKEMKIDSNSEEKGSSHGAGLSFGGGINLNRFHLNIAYGKYHVSSSSIIANLAYTL; encoded by the coding sequence ATGAAAAAAATAATTTTTTTCGCTCTCTTGACGCTTTTTGCATCAAAATTACTCGCACAAGAGAGCCAAACGGGATATAATTTCCTCCGCCTACCTGTTAGTGCTCATGCTGCTGCACTTGGTGGAGATAACGTCACCTTAATAGAAGATGACGAAGCTCTCATATTCCAAAATCCTGCCTTACTTTCATCGGTAAGCGACAAGACCATTAATCTCAATTATATGAATTATATGTCAGGAGTCAATACAGCTTCAGCTTCATTTAATCGTATCATCAAGGAAAAAGCTTCCTGGGCGGTTTCTGCCCAATATATGGATTATGGTAACATGAAGGAAACCGATGCCAACAATAACATCTTAGGCGATTTTTCTGCCAAGGACATTACCATAGCCGGTTACTTTTCATATATGTTGAGCGAAAAAATTGCTGGTGGTATTGCTGCCAAATTCATCACTTCATATATTGGCGACTACAATTCTATTGGAGTGGGTGTTGATCTCGGTATCAATTATTATGATCCCGAGCACGAATGGTCCATTTCTGCTACTGCCAAGAATTTGGGCGGACAGATAAAAGCATATCAGGATGAGTATGACAAAATGCCGATTGATTTACAAGTGGGAGTCAGCAAACGCTTTACGAACACTCCATTAAGAGTCTCCGCAACTTTGGTTAATCTCAACAATTGGGAGAAGAGTTTTATCTATCATGCCGTGATTGGAGCAGAACTTTTACTTTCCGATCAGATATGGATAGGTGGAGGCTATAATTTCAGAAGAGCAAAAGAGATGAAAATAGACAGCAACTCTGAGGAGAAAGGCAGTAGCCATGGAGCAGGACTTTCCTTTGGAGGAGGTATCAATCTCAACCGTTTCCATCTGAATATTGCTTACGGAAAATATCACGTCAGCAGTAGCAGCATCATTGCCAATTTAGCATATACATTATAA
- the cmk gene encoding (d)CMP kinase produces the protein MKKITIAIDGYSSCGKSTMAKDLAKEIGYIYVDTGAMYRSVALYAMRHHLFLEDGSVDTDNLEKEMPNIHISFKLNPDTQTPDCYLNGELVEKEIRTLEVSNHVSPIAAIPFVRKALVAQQQKMGEAKGIVMDGRDIGTTVFPHAELKVFVTASSQVRAQRRYDELKAKGMAADFDAILKNVEERDYIDTHREVSPLKKADDALILDNSNMTIPQQKEWLMQHYQTAITQK, from the coding sequence ATGAAGAAAATTACTATAGCTATAGATGGTTACTCTTCTTGCGGTAAGAGTACGATGGCGAAAGACCTTGCTAAAGAAATAGGTTACATATATGTTGATACAGGAGCGATGTATCGTTCGGTGGCTCTCTATGCCATGCGTCATCATCTCTTTCTGGAAGATGGAAGTGTAGATACAGACAACTTAGAAAAAGAAATGCCAAACATCCATATTTCTTTTAAACTGAATCCTGACACACAAACTCCAGACTGCTATCTCAACGGCGAATTGGTAGAAAAAGAAATCAGAACTCTGGAAGTATCCAACCATGTCAGTCCTATTGCCGCAATACCTTTCGTCAGAAAAGCCTTGGTAGCACAACAGCAAAAAATGGGAGAAGCCAAAGGCATCGTAATGGATGGTAGAGACATCGGCACTACGGTGTTTCCTCATGCCGAACTGAAGGTTTTTGTTACTGCCAGTTCACAGGTTAGAGCACAGCGCCGCTATGATGAACTGAAAGCAAAAGGAATGGCAGCCGACTTTGATGCTATACTTAAAAATGTAGAAGAACGAGATTATATTGATACCCATAGAGAGGTATCCCCTCTCAAGAAAGCTGATGACGCCTTGATTCTGGACAATAGCAACATGACTATTCCTCAACAAAAAGAATGGTTGATGCAGCATTACCAGACCGCTATAACACAAAAATAG
- a CDS encoding polyprenyl synthetase family protein, which produces MKTADEILKMVNEFLDHLSYDRKPESLYEPIKYVLSMGGKRIRPTLMLLAYNLYKENPEDILMNACALETYHNYTLLHDDLMDNADMRRGHLTVHKKWNDNTAILSGDSMLVLAFQRMMQCDTKHLKDILDLFTVTALEIGEGQQYDMEFETRNDVKEEEYIEMIRLKTSVLLACALKIGAILADASAEDADNLYKFGEQIGLAFQLQDDYLDVYGDSKVFGKEIGGDITSNKKTYMLINAFNKANDAQRKELTCWVSARDFDRNEKVDAVTRLYNEIGIDQLAQDKIAYYFGQSKKFLDAVNVPEEKKEELRKYAQKMMKRQY; this is translated from the coding sequence ATGAAGACAGCTGATGAAATTTTAAAGATGGTTAATGAGTTCTTGGACCATTTGTCATACGACAGAAAACCTGAGTCTCTTTACGAACCGATTAAATATGTCCTCTCAATGGGAGGAAAACGTATTCGCCCTACGTTAATGCTTTTGGCTTATAATCTCTATAAGGAAAATCCGGAAGACATCCTCATGAATGCCTGCGCTTTGGAGACCTATCATAATTATACTTTGTTGCATGATGATTTGATGGATAATGCCGATATGCGTCGTGGTCATTTGACGGTCCATAAAAAATGGAATGATAATACTGCCATCTTGTCTGGTGACTCTATGTTGGTTCTTGCCTTTCAACGTATGATGCAGTGTGATACAAAACATTTAAAAGATATCTTGGATCTCTTTACGGTTACTGCATTGGAAATTGGTGAAGGTCAGCAATATGATATGGAGTTTGAAACTCGCAATGACGTAAAGGAAGAAGAATATATTGAGATGATTCGTCTCAAGACGAGTGTTCTCTTGGCTTGTGCTTTGAAAATAGGTGCAATATTGGCAGATGCAAGTGCTGAGGATGCAGACAATCTTTATAAGTTTGGAGAACAAATTGGTTTGGCGTTCCAGTTGCAGGATGATTATCTGGATGTCTATGGTGACTCTAAGGTCTTTGGTAAAGAAATAGGAGGTGACATCACTTCTAATAAAAAAACTTATATGCTCATTAATGCTTTCAACAAGGCCAATGATGCACAGCGTAAGGAATTAACCTGCTGGGTTAGTGCTCGTGATTTTGACAGAAATGAGAAAGTAGATGCTGTGACTCGTCTTTATAATGAGATAGGTATCGATCAATTGGCGCAAGATAAGATTGCTTATTATTTCGGACAAAGTAAGAAATTCCTTGACGCTGTCAATGTACCTGAAGAGAAAAAAGAGGAATTGCGCAAGTATGCTCAAAAAATGATGAAACGCCAATATTAA
- a CDS encoding alpha-2-macroglobulin family protein: MKRNIITLIIVVFAMMQTTAQTYDNLWKQADIIAQKDQPKSEIGVMQKIISKASAAKDYGQLLAAEMRQVMLWKEISADSLTPNVKRMEAEALKTNDPMLKAVRYAVLGKVYHDNLYGIEVDEASLEQREDASYYQSQRKVNLKKSREFFKKAMAHPELLAKHASTEYVPLTLKGVDGSSFKNDLLHLIGFEADSKEAYLQLYTYYNKVGNRGAACLCAYKLIEKYRQDDVREVKKSKYLQTIDSLIHVYQDIPEAGELAVEHFRFMEGATDAKPQDKLNYINYALSHWGGWSRMNVLRNAQKRLTEPMFSVEDMPLVLRPTEKKWVHLNVRNLQNLKISISRLNITADNDYNAQDEAIYKMLLKKTTKLHQKDFSRNYYGRPDYEEVKDSIEIGGNLPLGAYLMEVTSDNTGIAPQRELFYVSNLAVMIQQLPDDKHRYIVVNATDGQPIAGAKIELYDQRYDFKTKKDKRIVHARLTTDENGEAYFKNVDGEVLISTNNDKFTPAKYIYLSRTRYYEKKDNETKYQVYTDRAIYRPGQKVHASAIFYTVKKGLDASVPGKSMELKFVLSDANWKQVAEQKVTTDEYGTASVDFELPKEGKTGLYSISVNGTASEYFRVEEYKRPTFEITFPKVNEKYNWGDTVVVKATAKTYAGVPVQGAKVEYQVTRRNQLWWWGAGSAGQLVKTDSCVTREDGTFDVEIPLEASLPGKDEADMSDFMRIARFFNFEVSAIVTDISGESHEGVMSLPLGTKPTILTVNLPKRIEADSLKTVTFAYRNASGMPISSRLKYRIDEGEWKDAEANAPVSIKEYASSASSAFVWKSGVHQLEAICGQDTLQQKFTLFSMKDTHPVEPTTEWYYQTAKTFPRDGKPVYIQVGSSENGAHIVYSIIAGNKLLEKGAWELGDSIVTLPFTYKEEYASGIVLNYSFVKQGKCYTRMMSIARPLPEKKLNIAWKTFRNRLTPGQKEEWTLKITTPDGKPAKAQLMSVLYDKSLDQIAPHSWNFSLGFYQSLPDCYWEDNLTFRSLYLNGVYPTKYYDEKQLDVDKFDGKFFSYYAYMQAVELSKLERSSGGTVESVRIQKDELVQEEAKVIRIHGSKMTRVAAAAPSANKVFDVVEEMPQFVGGSGSDVGQYLDNVQVRENLNETAFFYPALESDNNGNVAIRFTLPESVTTWKFMGLAHDKEMRNGLLVDEAVAQKTVMVQPNMPRFLREGDKATIVAKLSNTSDKKVSGNVRMQILDAETQKVVWQKTQNYSINAEGSATVSFDVQGLKEGVYINKVVAAGNGYSDGEQHYLPVLSNRELVVNTLPITLHQQGEQSFDLSKLFLDKEGKQAKGTDEAKVTVEYTNNPSWLMIKALPAISNPDDEDAISLMSAIYANTITTYIQKNLSLETSRLQNQVEKLKKLQNVDGSFSWWKGMKGSRYMTTAVAEMMVRLNAIAGTQKSISKMLTSAINYLSWQTAREVREMKKMEEKKHKVSPSEQALHYLYILSMDGRKMKENFEQDQAYLLDKMSKMTSDFTIYGKARAAVVLAKNSQQNAAYREKAGEYLQSVNEYAVYREEMGRYYDTRKALYSWRNYKIPTQVSVIEAMQLLKPNDKQTIEELQRWLLMSKRTQVWDTPVNTVDAVYAFMKGNESNWNKKAENAVLKLDGKQLPMPQDSTMLGYIKTEKVGKASTLSINKKSDYTSWGAVYAEFKQPLSEIASSESGIKVRRVVVTAESQGKEKSLAKVGEKVKVTLMITADRDYDFVEIEDKRAACLEPVNQQSGYQWGMGCYVSPRDNTTNFYFDRLSKGKHVVEMEYYVDKNGEYQAGSCSARCTYSPEFCGRDIAYKLSVHQ, encoded by the coding sequence ATGAAAAGAAACATTATAACACTTATCATAGTTGTGTTTGCCATGATGCAAACTACGGCTCAAACTTATGACAACTTGTGGAAGCAAGCTGACATCATCGCTCAGAAGGACCAGCCGAAGAGCGAAATTGGGGTGATGCAGAAAATCATCTCCAAGGCTTCTGCGGCTAAAGACTACGGTCAGCTGCTGGCGGCTGAGATGAGGCAGGTGATGCTCTGGAAAGAGATTTCTGCAGACTCACTGACGCCGAATGTGAAGCGGATGGAGGCTGAAGCTTTGAAGACAAATGACCCGATGCTGAAAGCGGTGAGATATGCTGTGCTCGGCAAGGTATATCATGATAATCTGTATGGAATAGAAGTGGATGAGGCTTCTTTGGAACAAAGGGAGGATGCTTCTTATTATCAAAGTCAGCGAAAGGTAAACCTGAAGAAGAGCCGGGAGTTCTTCAAGAAAGCGATGGCGCACCCAGAGCTTCTTGCCAAGCATGCTTCTACTGAGTATGTGCCGCTGACTCTAAAAGGGGTGGACGGAAGTTCCTTCAAGAATGATTTGCTGCATCTCATCGGATTCGAGGCAGACAGCAAGGAGGCGTATCTGCAGCTGTACACCTATTATAATAAGGTGGGAAATCGGGGTGCGGCTTGTCTCTGTGCCTACAAACTTATCGAGAAATACCGTCAGGATGATGTAAGAGAGGTGAAGAAATCGAAGTATCTGCAGACCATCGACTCGCTCATCCATGTATATCAGGATATTCCGGAGGCTGGTGAACTTGCTGTGGAGCATTTCCGCTTCATGGAAGGTGCTACCGATGCCAAACCGCAGGATAAGCTCAACTATATCAACTATGCTTTGAGCCACTGGGGTGGATGGTCGAGAATGAATGTGCTTAGAAATGCACAGAAAAGACTCACCGAACCGATGTTCTCTGTGGAGGATATGCCTTTGGTGCTGCGCCCTACAGAAAAGAAGTGGGTGCATCTGAATGTGCGCAATCTTCAGAATCTGAAAATCAGCATCTCCCGCCTCAATATTACGGCAGATAACGATTATAATGCGCAGGATGAGGCTATCTATAAGATGCTCCTGAAGAAGACTACGAAGCTGCATCAGAAGGATTTCAGCCGCAACTACTATGGTCGTCCGGATTACGAAGAGGTGAAGGATTCCATCGAAATCGGTGGCAATCTGCCACTGGGTGCCTATCTGATGGAGGTGACTTCGGATAATACCGGCATCGCTCCGCAGCGAGAACTCTTCTATGTCAGCAATCTGGCGGTGATGATCCAGCAGTTGCCGGATGATAAGCATCGCTATATAGTGGTGAATGCTACAGATGGCCAGCCTATCGCTGGGGCGAAGATAGAACTCTATGACCAGCGGTATGATTTCAAGACGAAGAAGGACAAGCGAATAGTTCATGCCCGCTTGACAACAGATGAGAACGGTGAGGCTTACTTCAAAAATGTGGATGGAGAGGTATTGATTTCTACCAACAATGACAAATTTACGCCAGCCAAGTACATCTATCTCAGCCGTACCCGCTATTATGAGAAGAAGGATAATGAGACTAAATATCAGGTTTATACCGATCGTGCCATCTATCGCCCGGGGCAGAAGGTACATGCCTCAGCCATTTTCTATACTGTCAAGAAGGGGTTGGATGCCAGCGTGCCAGGAAAGAGTATGGAACTGAAGTTTGTCCTGAGTGATGCCAACTGGAAGCAGGTGGCAGAACAGAAGGTTACGACCGATGAATATGGTACGGCTTCGGTAGATTTCGAACTCCCGAAGGAGGGAAAAACAGGACTGTATTCCATTTCCGTGAATGGTACAGCAAGCGAATATTTCAGAGTTGAGGAGTATAAGCGTCCTACCTTCGAGATTACCTTCCCGAAGGTGAACGAGAAATATAACTGGGGCGATACTGTAGTGGTGAAGGCTACTGCCAAGACCTATGCTGGAGTGCCTGTGCAGGGTGCCAAGGTGGAGTATCAGGTGACCCGCAGAAACCAGCTTTGGTGGTGGGGCGCAGGATCTGCCGGACAGTTGGTGAAGACCGACAGTTGCGTGACTCGTGAGGACGGAACCTTCGACGTAGAGATTCCGCTGGAGGCTTCCTTGCCAGGAAAAGACGAGGCTGATATGAGCGATTTCATGCGCATCGCCCGTTTCTTCAACTTCGAGGTCTCAGCCATCGTTACCGACATCAGCGGCGAGAGCCACGAGGGCGTGATGAGTCTGCCTCTGGGCACCAAGCCAACCATCCTCACGGTGAATCTTCCTAAGCGTATCGAGGCAGACAGTCTGAAGACGGTGACCTTCGCTTACCGCAATGCCAGTGGAATGCCGATTTCGAGCAGGTTGAAATATCGCATTGATGAAGGCGAATGGAAGGATGCCGAGGCGAATGCACCGGTTTCTATCAAGGAATATGCTTCTTCAGCATCTTCTGCCTTTGTTTGGAAATCTGGCGTTCATCAGCTGGAGGCAATCTGCGGACAGGACACCCTGCAGCAGAAGTTCACGCTCTTCAGTATGAAGGATACCCATCCGGTGGAGCCAACTACCGAATGGTATTATCAGACGGCGAAGACCTTCCCTCGTGATGGCAAGCCTGTCTATATCCAGGTGGGCTCTTCGGAGAACGGAGCGCACATCGTATATTCCATCATCGCCGGCAACAAACTGCTGGAGAAAGGTGCCTGGGAGTTGGGCGACAGTATCGTGACCCTGCCTTTCACCTACAAGGAGGAATATGCGTCGGGCATCGTACTGAACTATAGTTTCGTGAAGCAAGGCAAGTGCTATACCCGAATGATGAGCATCGCCCGTCCTTTGCCTGAGAAGAAACTGAACATCGCCTGGAAAACCTTCCGCAACCGTCTGACCCCTGGACAGAAGGAGGAGTGGACGCTGAAGATTACCACCCCTGACGGCAAGCCAGCCAAGGCACAGCTGATGAGCGTACTCTATGACAAGTCGCTCGACCAGATAGCCCCGCATTCCTGGAATTTCTCCCTGGGCTTCTATCAGAGTTTGCCAGACTGCTACTGGGAGGACAACCTCACTTTCCGTTCATTATACTTGAATGGCGTTTATCCTACCAAGTATTATGACGAGAAGCAACTGGATGTAGATAAGTTTGATGGCAAATTCTTTAGCTATTATGCTTATATGCAAGCGGTGGAACTGAGCAAGTTGGAACGTTCTTCTGGCGGAACCGTTGAGTCTGTTCGTATACAGAAAGACGAGCTGGTTCAGGAAGAAGCGAAAGTCATAAGGATTCATGGCTCTAAGATGACCCGTGTTGCAGCGGCTGCTCCATCTGCCAACAAGGTTTTTGATGTAGTAGAGGAGATGCCGCAGTTTGTAGGTGGTTCTGGCTCAGACGTAGGACAGTACCTTGACAATGTGCAGGTGCGTGAAAACCTGAACGAGACTGCCTTCTTCTATCCTGCCTTGGAGAGCGACAACAATGGCAACGTAGCCATCAGATTTACCCTGCCGGAGAGCGTGACTACCTGGAAGTTCATGGGATTGGCTCATGACAAGGAGATGCGCAACGGATTGCTGGTGGATGAGGCTGTGGCTCAGAAAACCGTGATGGTGCAGCCTAACATGCCTCGCTTCCTGCGTGAGGGCGACAAGGCTACCATCGTGGCTAAGCTCTCCAATACCTCTGACAAGAAGGTGAGCGGCAATGTCCGCATGCAGATTCTGGATGCTGAAACCCAGAAGGTGGTTTGGCAGAAAACGCAGAACTACAGCATCAATGCTGAGGGGTCTGCTACCGTTTCTTTTGATGTTCAAGGTCTGAAAGAGGGTGTATATATTAATAAGGTGGTGGCTGCCGGAAACGGATACAGCGATGGCGAACAGCACTATCTGCCGGTCTTGAGTAATCGTGAACTCGTAGTGAATACGCTGCCTATCACCTTGCATCAGCAAGGCGAACAGAGCTTCGACCTGAGCAAACTCTTCCTGGACAAGGAGGGCAAGCAGGCAAAGGGAACAGATGAGGCAAAGGTCACCGTGGAATATACCAACAATCCAAGTTGGCTGATGATCAAGGCGTTGCCTGCCATCAGCAATCCGGATGATGAGGACGCCATCTCGCTGATGTCTGCCATCTATGCCAATACCATCACCACTTATATCCAGAAAAATCTATCTTTGGAAACCAGCCGTCTGCAGAATCAGGTGGAGAAACTGAAGAAATTGCAGAACGTTGATGGTTCCTTCTCCTGGTGGAAGGGAATGAAGGGCAGCAGATATATGACTACGGCTGTAGCCGAGATGATGGTTCGTCTGAATGCCATCGCCGGCACGCAAAAGTCAATCTCTAAAATGCTGACTTCTGCCATCAATTATCTCTCCTGGCAGACAGCTCGTGAAGTTAGAGAGATGAAGAAGATGGAGGAGAAGAAGCACAAGGTAAGTCCAAGTGAACAGGCGCTGCATTATCTCTACATTCTCTCAATGGATGGCAGAAAGATGAAGGAGAATTTCGAACAGGACCAGGCTTATCTGCTGGATAAAATGTCGAAGATGACCAGTGATTTCACCATCTATGGTAAGGCACGTGCTGCTGTGGTGCTCGCCAAGAACAGCCAGCAGAATGCTGCTTATCGCGAAAAAGCGGGTGAATATCTGCAGAGCGTGAACGAATATGCCGTTTATCGTGAGGAGATGGGCCGCTATTATGATACCCGTAAGGCACTCTATAGCTGGAGAAACTATAAGATTCCTACTCAGGTATCTGTGATAGAGGCGATGCAGCTGCTGAAGCCGAATGACAAGCAGACCATTGAGGAACTGCAGCGTTGGCTTCTGATGTCGAAACGTACTCAGGTTTGGGATACTCCAGTAAATACCGTGGATGCTGTCTATGCCTTTATGAAAGGTAATGAAAGCAACTGGAACAAGAAGGCAGAAAATGCCGTTTTGAAACTGGATGGCAAGCAGCTTCCGATGCCGCAGGATTCTACGATGTTGGGTTATATCAAGACAGAGAAGGTGGGCAAGGCATCAACCTTGAGCATCAACAAGAAGAGCGACTATACCAGTTGGGGTGCCGTTTATGCAGAATTTAAACAGCCGCTCAGCGAAATCGCTTCTTCCGAGTCGGGCATCAAGGTTCGCCGTGTCGTTGTTACTGCCGAATCGCAGGGCAAGGAAAAGTCTCTGGCTAAGGTGGGCGAGAAGGTAAAGGTAACGCTGATGATCACCGCAGACCGTGATTATGATTTCGTGGAAATCGAAGATAAGCGTGCCGCCTGTCTGGAACCGGTAAACCAGCAGAGCGGTTATCAATGGGGCATGGGTTGCTATGTTTCTCCAAGAGACAACACAACAAATTTCTATTTCGATCGTTTATCTAAAGGTAAGCACGTTGTAGAAATGGAATATTATGTTGATAAAAATGGTGAATATCAAGCAGGTTCTTGTTCTGCCCGATGCACTTATAGTCCAGAGTTCTGTGGACGTGATATCGCTTATAAGTTAAGCGTACATCAATGA
- a CDS encoding energy transducer TonB: MEIKKTNSARLDNKRGTFFLLGMVMTLSFVFVGLQYQNHASDSDLDSDDLEDLAQDFEMNMPAEQKDMVSAEAPSAPVSKSITQEVKTAEKTETAPQKISSTTSELVIGDGEGEVDGSDIKEAVPENVVDKSNSAALAEAPINFTVVQKIPQFPGGWSVFMQWLTKNLRYPHSAQQNKIQGTVVVSFIVNKDGSVANLKVSKSANPILDNEAMRVLKMMPKWKPGMDKNKVCRTMIAIPVVFQL, translated from the coding sequence GTGGAAATAAAGAAGACTAATAGTGCACGACTGGATAATAAGCGGGGAACTTTTTTCTTGCTGGGTATGGTTATGACTTTATCTTTCGTATTTGTAGGCTTGCAATATCAAAATCATGCTTCAGACTCCGATTTAGACTCTGATGATCTGGAGGATTTAGCACAGGATTTTGAGATGAATATGCCTGCAGAACAAAAGGATATGGTATCGGCAGAAGCTCCTTCTGCGCCCGTTTCTAAATCCATTACGCAGGAGGTGAAAACTGCAGAGAAAACAGAAACTGCTCCTCAAAAAATCAGCAGTACTACAAGTGAACTGGTGATTGGTGATGGTGAAGGGGAAGTGGATGGCTCTGATATCAAAGAGGCTGTGCCAGAAAATGTGGTAGATAAATCCAATTCAGCTGCATTGGCTGAGGCTCCAATCAATTTTACGGTTGTACAGAAAATACCACAATTTCCTGGGGGGTGGTCTGTTTTTATGCAATGGCTTACAAAAAACTTAAGATATCCTCATTCTGCACAACAGAATAAAATACAGGGAACGGTAGTTGTGTCTTTTATCGTCAACAAGGATGGTAGTGTGGCCAATCTGAAAGTGAGCAAGTCGGCAAATCCCATCTTGGATAATGAGGCTATGCGTGTGCTGAAAATGATGCCGAAATGGAAACCAGGAATGGATAAGAACAAGGTTTGTCGTACTATGATTGCTATTCCTGTGGTATTTCAATTGTAA